In Candidatus Nomurabacteria bacterium, a genomic segment contains:
- a CDS encoding metalloregulator ArsR/SmtB family transcription factor, with the protein MYEQVFKLHAKLLKALAHPRRLEVLHLLKEGPATVEEMQDMLGLPQANLSQHLKILRDAGAVSYHRLGKRLRYHLAHPNFAKASQLIRDIIVVQQGDKKPDEFSRTMKDLMPIVHDPVCHMRVSPSTAGAAMQYQGKKYYFCASGCKKAFQKNPGKYAK; encoded by the coding sequence ATGTATGAACAAGTTTTTAAACTCCACGCCAAGCTTTTAAAAGCGCTTGCACATCCGCGCCGTTTGGAGGTTTTACATTTACTAAAAGAAGGCCCAGCAACGGTTGAGGAAATGCAAGACATGCTTGGTTTGCCACAAGCAAATCTCAGTCAGCATCTTAAAATACTTCGTGATGCTGGAGCGGTAAGTTATCATCGGCTGGGAAAGCGTCTTCGATACCATTTAGCTCATCCGAATTTTGCTAAGGCGAGTCAACTTATTCGCGACATTATTGTTGTTCAACAGGGCGATAAAAAACCTGATGAATTCAGTAGGACAATGAAGGATCTTATGCCAATCGTGCATGACCCTGTATGTCACATGCGTGTCTCTCCGAGTACGGCCGGCGCGGCCATGCAATATCAGGGGAAGAAATATTATTTTTGCGCGAGTGGATGTAAAAAGGCTTTTCAAAAAAATCCAGGAAAATATGCCAAATAA
- a CDS encoding copper-translocating P-type ATPase, with protein MPNNVQQINFHVSGMHCASCAANIQRRLKKLPGVKEATVNYGNHQAAVSFDPHATPEYEIGQTVAKLGYKAHIGVHDHGDLTEKERVEELRQLRQRLFVSFPLTVLLLIGAMVPGAPDWLRQSWLMWILATPVQFWAGKNYYLSAWSALKNRTANMDTLIALGTSVAYASSAFSIVYENQLAALGISQLAYFETSATVITLVLLGKFLELRAKGQAATAMKRLLKLEAKIAHVFQKKTWQDLPLTDVRVGDRILVKPGEKVPVDGNIVSGSSAVDESMVTGEGLPVEKKAGDQVIGATMNTSGAFEMEARRVGDETMLAQIVRLVEEAQGSRPPVQNLADKISAYFVPIVIALSLLTFGLWLFFGPDPVWAHALVSMVSVLIIACPCALGLATPTSIMVGIGKGSELGILIKNAEALELGRRVQTIVFDKTGTLTEGKPRVQDIQMMRTFSVQEQQELLGRVRTIEERSNHPLAKAIAQYINDKGIPSAETAPEIIDVPGKGVRAKDTIGQMNIGSASLLAQENIQIDADQAQFMPVNMSRVYVADNHEALVSFSIADTIREESASVIAALNHQGIQTIMLTGDTREAAQHVQRELKLSQVIGQVLPQEKEQRIKELQQQKKGVAMIGDGINDAPALAAADLSIAMGQGTDVAIATAGVVLLRPDLRLIPVTLALSRATMKNIWQNLAWAFGYNVLLIPVAMGALAPIWGITINPIWAGAAMAFSSVSVVLNALRLKTFRSHI; from the coding sequence ATGCCAAATAATGTCCAACAGATCAATTTTCATGTGTCTGGCATGCATTGCGCAAGCTGTGCGGCAAATATCCAACGTCGTCTAAAGAAACTTCCAGGTGTAAAAGAGGCAACGGTAAATTATGGAAATCATCAAGCAGCAGTTAGCTTCGACCCTCATGCAACTCCAGAGTATGAAATAGGGCAAACCGTTGCAAAGTTGGGTTATAAAGCGCACATAGGCGTACATGATCACGGCGATCTTACGGAAAAGGAACGAGTCGAAGAGTTGCGTCAGTTGAGACAGAGATTGTTTGTTTCTTTCCCACTCACTGTACTATTGCTTATTGGCGCGATGGTGCCAGGAGCGCCTGATTGGCTGCGTCAGTCATGGTTGATGTGGATACTTGCCACCCCGGTACAGTTTTGGGCTGGAAAAAACTATTACCTGAGCGCTTGGTCTGCGCTGAAAAATCGCACGGCCAATATGGATACGCTTATCGCCTTAGGAACTAGCGTAGCCTATGCCTCCTCAGCATTCTCAATAGTTTACGAAAATCAATTAGCGGCATTAGGTATTAGTCAGCTAGCGTACTTTGAAACTTCAGCTACGGTAATTACATTAGTGTTACTGGGTAAATTTCTCGAGTTGCGAGCAAAAGGTCAGGCAGCTACAGCAATGAAGCGTTTGTTGAAGCTAGAGGCAAAAATAGCGCATGTATTTCAAAAAAAAACTTGGCAGGATCTTCCCCTTACTGACGTGCGTGTAGGAGACCGTATTTTAGTGAAGCCAGGTGAAAAAGTTCCTGTTGATGGGAATATTGTGTCTGGATCCTCTGCGGTAGACGAAAGCATGGTGACTGGGGAAGGCTTGCCAGTAGAGAAAAAGGCAGGAGACCAGGTAATTGGCGCAACTATGAATACTAGCGGTGCTTTTGAGATGGAAGCAAGACGAGTGGGTGATGAAACTATGCTGGCACAAATCGTACGCTTAGTTGAAGAAGCGCAAGGATCTCGACCCCCGGTACAGAATTTAGCTGACAAGATCTCAGCATATTTCGTGCCAATTGTTATCGCTCTTTCATTGCTCACTTTTGGACTTTGGTTATTTTTTGGACCAGATCCAGTTTGGGCACACGCACTTGTAAGCATGGTGAGTGTGCTTATTATTGCTTGTCCCTGCGCGCTCGGCTTAGCCACTCCCACTTCAATTATGGTCGGCATTGGTAAGGGTTCAGAGCTTGGGATACTTATAAAAAATGCTGAAGCGCTTGAATTGGGGAGACGTGTGCAGACCATTGTGTTTGATAAAACTGGCACCTTAACGGAAGGCAAGCCCCGTGTACAAGATATACAAATGATGCGTACTTTTTCCGTCCAGGAGCAGCAAGAGTTACTTGGCCGTGTCCGGACAATTGAAGAACGCTCAAATCATCCTTTAGCAAAAGCTATTGCGCAGTATATCAATGACAAAGGAATACCTAGCGCAGAAACAGCGCCTGAAATAATTGATGTGCCCGGAAAAGGAGTTCGGGCTAAGGATACTATCGGTCAAATGAATATTGGTAGTGCCTCACTGTTGGCTCAAGAGAATATCCAAATCGATGCAGACCAGGCTCAATTCATGCCAGTGAATATGTCTCGTGTATATGTGGCCGACAATCATGAAGCCCTCGTCTCCTTTAGTATTGCTGATACGATACGTGAGGAATCCGCCAGCGTAATTGCCGCCTTAAATCATCAGGGCATACAGACCATAATGCTCACTGGTGATACTAGAGAAGCAGCGCAGCACGTGCAGCGTGAGCTTAAACTTTCGCAAGTTATCGGACAGGTGCTTCCACAAGAAAAAGAGCAGCGAATAAAAGAGCTGCAGCAGCAGAAAAAAGGCGTCGCAATGATTGGGGATGGAATTAACGACGCGCCTGCCTTGGCAGCGGCGGATCTAAGTATTGCAATGGGGCAGGGAACTGATGTTGCTATTGCGACCGCTGGAGTTGTGTTACTTCGTCCAGACTTACGGTTAATTCCAGTGACTCTTGCGCTTTCTCGAGCAACTATGAAGAATATTTGGCAAAATCTTGCTTGGGCTTTTGGTTATAATGTTCTTCTCATACCCGTTGCCATGGGAGCATTAGCGCCGATTTGGGGAATTACTATCAATCCAATTTGGGCAGGCGCTGCAATGGCCTTTTCAAGTGTTTCAGTTGTGCTTAATGCCTTACGATTAAAAACGTTTCGATCACACATATGA
- a CDS encoding sulfite exporter TauE/SafE family protein, whose protein sequence is MNYWVFFLAGLTTGGLTCLAVQGGLLAGVIANQKERSENGKTSLKSSDARIRGTDIWPVGIFLLAKLIVHTAFGFLLGWLGSVLAIGLNVRIAFQLAAALFMFATAMNLLNVHPIFRFLAFQPPRWLQRFVKKSSKSDTLFAPAVLGVLTVFIPCGVTQAMEVVAVTSGSPIAGALIMFFFVLGTSPIFTLLGVMTAKLSDTMHGWFQKTAAAILIVLSLISFNGILNVYDAPITYEKIIAKFQNTSTPKAVSDEVVLTNGVQRVTINVLGQGYSPRYFAVEKNKPVELILQSNDVYSCAVAFTFRQFGIDTFLRPTDRQSFQFTPTQPGRYTYSCSMGMYTGVMEVI, encoded by the coding sequence ATGAATTATTGGGTTTTTTTCTTAGCAGGCTTAACTACCGGTGGCTTAACCTGCCTAGCTGTCCAAGGGGGGTTGTTGGCAGGCGTGATAGCTAATCAGAAGGAACGATCTGAAAACGGAAAAACATCACTAAAATCTAGCGATGCACGAATCCGCGGAACAGATATTTGGCCAGTAGGTATTTTTTTACTAGCGAAATTAATTGTACACACCGCCTTTGGTTTTTTGCTTGGCTGGCTTGGTTCAGTGTTAGCGATAGGATTAAATGTGCGTATCGCTTTTCAACTTGCTGCAGCGTTGTTTATGTTTGCTACAGCAATGAACTTATTAAACGTGCATCCAATCTTTCGCTTCTTAGCATTTCAGCCACCGCGTTGGCTGCAGCGCTTTGTGAAGAAATCAAGTAAGAGCGATACTTTATTTGCCCCCGCAGTATTAGGGGTCTTGACCGTCTTTATCCCTTGCGGCGTTACTCAGGCAATGGAAGTGGTGGCAGTTACTAGTGGCAGTCCTATAGCTGGAGCCCTTATTATGTTTTTCTTTGTGCTTGGTACTTCACCAATTTTTACCTTACTTGGCGTCATGACCGCGAAGCTCTCAGATACGATGCATGGATGGTTTCAAAAAACTGCCGCTGCTATTTTGATTGTCTTGTCGCTTATCAGCTTCAACGGGATCCTTAATGTGTATGATGCACCAATTACGTATGAAAAAATTATTGCAAAATTTCAGAACACAAGCACACCAAAGGCTGTTAGTGATGAAGTGGTACTTACTAACGGTGTGCAGCGAGTAACCATTAACGTGTTGGGTCAAGGGTACTCGCCCCGATATTTTGCGGTTGAAAAGAATAAGCCAGTGGAGTTGATATTGCAGAGTAATGACGTATATTCTTGTGCGGTTGCTTTTACTTTTCGACAATTTGGTATTGACACTTTTTTGCGTCCCACTGACCGACAAAGTTTTCAATTTACTCCAACGCAACCGGGCCGATATACATATTCATGTTCTATGGGTATGTATACAGGCGTGATGGAAGTTATTTAA